The following are encoded together in the Tepidiforma bonchosmolovskayae genome:
- a CDS encoding alpha/beta hydrolase produces MDPQVEALLQMMAAQAQAAGVPPLWELDPATARANAEVSFQAFNQPLPASVTITDRTIPGPAGEIPVKIFTPAGQGPFPLVVYFHGGGWVIGSPATHTKLCAELAEGAGAVVVSVHYRLAPEHTPPAQLDDCVAAVRWAVDHAAELNADGSRFALAGDSAGGNLAACAALRLRDEGGPRARLQLLLYGAFTGNNDLPSVIENGEGKILTRQMMDWFYRHYLSAGADPKDPYIFPINGDLRGLPPAHLIVGTLDPLLDDSKLYAEALQKARVPVKLSIYQDQPHIFLQLTAMLDGAKKGMAEACEALRTALS; encoded by the coding sequence ATGGACCCCCAGGTCGAAGCCCTGCTCCAGATGATGGCCGCCCAGGCCCAGGCCGCAGGCGTCCCGCCCCTGTGGGAACTCGACCCGGCAACCGCCCGCGCCAACGCCGAAGTCTCCTTCCAGGCCTTCAACCAGCCGCTCCCTGCCTCCGTCACGATCACTGACCGCACGATTCCCGGCCCGGCCGGCGAAATCCCCGTCAAAATCTTTACCCCCGCCGGCCAGGGCCCCTTCCCCCTCGTCGTCTACTTCCACGGCGGCGGCTGGGTGATCGGGTCGCCTGCTACCCACACGAAGCTCTGCGCCGAGCTCGCCGAGGGCGCCGGCGCTGTCGTCGTTAGCGTCCACTACCGCCTCGCGCCGGAGCACACCCCGCCCGCCCAGCTCGATGACTGCGTCGCCGCCGTCCGCTGGGCCGTCGACCACGCTGCCGAACTGAACGCCGACGGCTCCCGCTTCGCCCTCGCCGGCGACAGCGCTGGCGGCAACCTCGCCGCCTGCGCCGCCCTCCGCCTCCGCGACGAAGGCGGCCCCCGGGCCCGCCTCCAGCTCCTCCTCTACGGCGCCTTCACCGGCAATAACGACCTCCCCTCCGTCATCGAAAACGGCGAAGGCAAGATCCTCACCCGCCAGATGATGGACTGGTTCTACCGCCACTACCTCTCCGCCGGCGCCGACCCGAAGGACCCGTACATCTTCCCCATCAACGGCGACCTCCGCGGCCTGCCGCCCGCTCACCTCATCGTCGGCACGCTCGACCCTCTGCTCGACGACTCGAAGCTCTACGCCGAGGCCCTTCAGAAGGCCCGCGTGCCCGTCAAACTCAGCATCTACCAGGACCAGCCCCACATCTTCCTGCAGCTCACCGCCATGCTCGACGGCGCAAAGAAGGGGATGGCCGAGGCCTGCGAAGCCCTCCGCACCGCCCTCAGCTGA
- a CDS encoding cysteine desulfurase family protein, translating into MIYLDHAATSPLRPVAREAMAPFLDVRFGNPSGLYAIGRDAQEALDEARAAVAACLGARPSEIIFTSGATESINTALFGISYALRRAGAGNHVITSAIEHHAGIHAAAFLEELGFEVTVVGCDASGRVSLAEIDRAIRLGTILVNVMLANNEVGTIQPIPELAALLRERTAPGGHRIVLHTDAVQAPAWLPIDVEALGVDALSLSAHKFGGPKGTGILYLRRATPFHPLLLGGGQEMHKRAGTENVAGIAGTAAALQVAAAGTAERSARVLELRNRLRDGILAAIPDVQVNGCQVNCLPNILNVAFGGLESDALVAALDERGVAVSSGSACSSSTWEPSHVLMAMGVPIRRAVGSIRFSLGETTTPAEIDAVLKLLPGAVEAARRQFARART; encoded by the coding sequence ATGATCTACCTCGACCACGCCGCCACCAGTCCCCTCCGGCCCGTCGCCCGCGAGGCCATGGCCCCCTTCCTCGATGTCCGCTTCGGCAACCCAAGCGGCCTCTACGCCATCGGCCGCGATGCCCAGGAAGCCCTCGACGAGGCCCGCGCCGCCGTGGCCGCCTGCCTCGGCGCCCGCCCTTCGGAAATCATCTTCACCAGCGGCGCCACCGAGAGCATCAACACCGCGCTCTTCGGCATCAGTTACGCCCTCCGCCGCGCCGGCGCCGGAAACCACGTCATCACCAGCGCAATCGAACACCACGCCGGCATCCACGCCGCCGCCTTCCTCGAGGAGCTCGGCTTCGAGGTCACCGTCGTCGGCTGCGACGCCTCGGGCCGCGTCTCGCTCGCCGAAATCGACCGCGCCATCCGGCTCGGCACCATCCTTGTCAACGTGATGCTCGCCAACAACGAGGTCGGCACCATCCAGCCGATCCCTGAGCTCGCCGCCCTCCTCCGCGAACGGACCGCGCCCGGCGGCCACCGGATCGTCCTCCACACCGACGCCGTCCAGGCGCCCGCCTGGCTCCCCATCGATGTCGAAGCCCTCGGCGTCGATGCCCTCAGCCTCTCCGCCCACAAGTTCGGCGGCCCCAAGGGCACCGGCATCCTCTACCTCCGCCGCGCCACCCCCTTCCACCCGTTGCTGCTGGGCGGCGGCCAGGAGATGCACAAGCGCGCCGGCACCGAAAACGTCGCCGGCATCGCCGGCACGGCCGCCGCCCTCCAGGTCGCCGCTGCCGGCACCGCCGAGCGCTCCGCCCGCGTCCTCGAACTCCGAAACCGCCTCCGCGATGGCATCCTGGCGGCCATCCCCGACGTCCAGGTCAACGGCTGCCAGGTCAACTGCCTCCCGAACATCCTCAACGTCGCCTTCGGCGGCCTCGAAAGCGATGCCCTCGTCGCCGCACTCGACGAGCGCGGCGTCGCCGTCAGCTCCGGCAGCGCCTGCAGCAGCTCCACCTGGGAGCCGTCCCACGTCCTCATGGCCATGGGCGTCCCTATCCGCCGCGCCGTCGGCAGCATCCGCTTCTCCCTCGGCGAAACCACCACCCCCGCCGAGATCGACGCCGTCCTCAAGCTCCTCCCCGGCGCCGTCGAAGCTGCCCGCCGCCAGTTCGCCCGCGCGCGCACCTGA
- a CDS encoding MaoC family dehydratase — protein sequence MPEASLLTDEVRALVGRETRLGRVQVTPRAYRRAHEVYVGGAPARVPAEGEPVPGYVITGLESESEAPPFPELLPNSLLIANEWAFERPLRMGEWLEMVHRVTDVRERFGGRFGYSIDVLSETAFFDSEGRLVARSGRTMTQYSAAESGAGGVE from the coding sequence ATGCCGGAGGCTTCGCTGCTGACGGATGAGGTGCGCGCGCTGGTGGGCCGGGAGACGCGGCTCGGGCGGGTGCAGGTGACGCCGCGGGCGTACCGGCGGGCGCACGAGGTGTACGTCGGCGGAGCGCCGGCGCGGGTGCCGGCGGAGGGCGAGCCGGTGCCGGGGTACGTGATTACCGGGCTGGAATCGGAGTCAGAGGCGCCTCCCTTCCCGGAGCTGCTGCCGAACTCGCTGCTGATTGCGAACGAGTGGGCGTTCGAGCGGCCGCTGCGGATGGGCGAATGGCTGGAGATGGTGCACCGGGTGACGGATGTGCGGGAGCGGTTCGGCGGCCGGTTCGGGTACAGCATCGACGTGCTCTCGGAGACAGCGTTCTTCGATTCCGAGGGGCGGCTCGTGGCGCGGAGCGGGCGGACAATGACGCAGTACTCGGCGGCGGAATCGGGTGCGGGAGGGGTGGAATGA
- a CDS encoding MmcQ/YjbR family DNA-binding protein, with translation MNAEADRAAEEGRARIRALLAEFEEVDERVSHGEAAWFVRGRRQAAMFADRHHDGRVAVWIAAPPGVQEALAAARPDRYFRPPYVGQRGWVGAWLDTDCDWDEIGGLLAMAVELARGRSSGRRR, from the coding sequence GTGAACGCTGAGGCGGACCGGGCCGCGGAGGAGGGTCGGGCGCGGATCCGCGCGCTGCTGGCGGAGTTCGAGGAGGTCGACGAGCGGGTGAGCCACGGCGAGGCGGCGTGGTTTGTGCGCGGGCGCCGGCAGGCAGCGATGTTCGCTGACCGCCACCATGATGGGCGGGTGGCCGTATGGATTGCGGCTCCGCCCGGCGTGCAGGAGGCGCTGGCGGCCGCGCGGCCGGACCGGTATTTCCGGCCGCCCTACGTTGGCCAACGGGGCTGGGTCGGCGCGTGGCTCGATACAGACTGCGACTGGGACGAAATTGGCGGTCTGCTGGCGATGGCGGTGGAGCTGGCGCGCGGAAGGAGCAGCGGGCGCCGGCGATAG
- a CDS encoding MaoC family dehydratase — MSVAPSLREGDELGPFELRPELGQVIRYCALQWAFPPFFYDESAARAQGMPGTIVPGPLKVGLLYRAVEEWLAGRGWIRQVRAAHRRPDLVGRPIAIVGRVARVYAEDGAERADLELAIINEEGQPSVRGFAVVELAGAGER; from the coding sequence ATGAGCGTCGCGCCGTCACTGCGGGAAGGGGACGAACTGGGGCCGTTCGAGCTGCGGCCGGAGCTGGGGCAGGTGATCCGGTACTGCGCGCTGCAGTGGGCGTTTCCGCCATTCTTTTATGACGAATCTGCTGCGCGGGCGCAGGGGATGCCGGGGACGATCGTGCCGGGGCCGCTGAAGGTGGGGCTGCTCTACCGGGCGGTTGAGGAGTGGCTGGCGGGACGGGGGTGGATCCGGCAGGTGCGGGCGGCGCACCGGCGCCCCGACCTGGTCGGGCGGCCGATTGCCATCGTGGGCCGGGTTGCGCGGGTATATGCCGAGGATGGCGCGGAGCGGGCTGACCTCGAGCTGGCGATCATCAATGAGGAGGGGCAGCCGAGCGTGCGGGGGTTTGCGGTGGTGGAGCTGGCGGGGGCCGGTGAACGCTGA
- a CDS encoding MFS transporter, giving the protein MSPEVVARRNTRLYYAFVLFNDFGLWFGIWIKYLVVERGLELKYILLMDLPFWFAVAALEAPFGALADRVGHSRVLALGAAVYALTILGFGLTTNYWMLFADYMLWAVAQACRSGADQAIVFDSLKAAGREDRFARIAGRGFALTMTGGLAGIVLGGFAAATWGMTFTVQVSAVTPLVAMAAALLMVDPRLTHARRPYLEQVRSGFAYAWSHPPVRATMLLLTGLLMVTFAPVVLVQPFLIVHEVPTGLFGVFQAPVRLVGLAAALVAWRVTARAGRDRVVGAACLSVVAAFAGLALWDSVAAFSLFAVPAAVQGLIRPTLDAYINEHTPSDRRATVLSVVSLAFSVQVGFLEATLGFITDDIGIRAAFAFTAAAFAVLLPPLYFAWRRVYRETAAAGTR; this is encoded by the coding sequence ATGTCTCCGGAAGTCGTCGCCCGGCGTAATACGCGCCTCTACTACGCGTTCGTCCTGTTCAACGACTTCGGGCTCTGGTTCGGCATCTGGATCAAGTACCTGGTGGTCGAGCGCGGGCTGGAGCTGAAGTACATCCTGCTGATGGACCTGCCGTTCTGGTTCGCCGTGGCGGCGCTGGAGGCGCCGTTCGGGGCGCTGGCCGATCGGGTGGGCCACAGCAGGGTGCTGGCGCTCGGGGCTGCGGTGTATGCGCTGACGATCCTCGGGTTCGGGCTTACGACGAACTACTGGATGCTGTTCGCGGACTACATGCTCTGGGCGGTGGCGCAGGCGTGCCGGAGCGGGGCGGACCAGGCGATCGTGTTCGATTCGCTGAAGGCCGCGGGGCGGGAGGACCGGTTCGCGCGGATTGCCGGGCGGGGTTTTGCGCTGACGATGACGGGCGGGCTGGCGGGCATCGTGCTGGGCGGGTTTGCGGCCGCGACCTGGGGGATGACGTTCACGGTGCAGGTGAGCGCGGTGACGCCCCTGGTCGCGATGGCGGCGGCGCTGCTGATGGTGGACCCGCGGCTGACCCATGCGCGGCGGCCGTACCTGGAGCAGGTGCGCAGCGGATTTGCCTATGCGTGGTCGCACCCGCCGGTACGGGCGACGATGCTGCTGCTGACGGGGCTGCTGATGGTGACGTTTGCGCCGGTCGTGCTGGTGCAGCCGTTCCTGATCGTGCACGAGGTGCCGACGGGGCTGTTCGGGGTGTTCCAGGCGCCGGTCCGGCTGGTGGGCCTTGCGGCGGCGCTGGTGGCGTGGAGGGTGACGGCGCGGGCCGGCCGCGACCGGGTGGTGGGAGCGGCGTGCCTCAGCGTGGTGGCGGCGTTCGCCGGCCTGGCGCTCTGGGACTCGGTGGCCGCGTTTTCGCTGTTTGCGGTGCCGGCGGCAGTGCAGGGGCTCATCCGGCCGACCCTGGATGCCTACATCAACGAGCACACGCCAAGCGACCGGCGGGCGACGGTCCTCAGCGTGGTGTCGCTGGCGTTCAGCGTGCAGGTCGGGTTTCTGGAGGCGACGCTCGGTTTCATCACCGACGACATCGGCATCCGGGCGGCGTTTGCGTTCACGGCGGCGGCCTTCGCGGTTCTGCTGCCGCCGCTGTACTTCGCGTGGCGGCGCGTGTATCGAGAGACAGCTGCAGCCGGCACACGGTAA